One segment of Anser cygnoides isolate HZ-2024a breed goose chromosome 5, Taihu_goose_T2T_genome, whole genome shotgun sequence DNA contains the following:
- the TMEM80 gene encoding transmembrane protein 80 isoform X2 has protein sequence MAAARRGRTSSVLSSVPLQILLYINGFYYIFYFLATLAMIVYKSQVFSYPDNFLAPDLTLLFIMAILEALRLYLGSKGNLTEEEAPLGLSLVITVGSVILSVYFLIWQTYVLKADVIINAVLLFTYGLESVLQVLAIAAFVG, from the exons ATGGCGGCGGCCAGGCGAG GAAGAACTTCATCAGTT CTCTCATCCGTTCCTTTACAGATTCTACTTTATATAAACGGGTTTTATTACATCTTTTACTTCTTGGCGACTCTTGCGATGATTGTTTATAAAA GTCAAGTTTTCAGTTATCCAGATAATTTTTTGGCTCCTGATCTCACGCTGCTTTTCATTATGGCCATTCTGGAAGCACTCCGATTATACTTGG GTTCAAAGGGAAACCTGACAGAAGAAGAGGCTCCATTAGGGCTCAGTCTTGTGATAACGGTCGGAAGTGTGATTCTGTCTGTGTACTTCCTGATATGGCAAACTTACGTGCTGAAAGCAGATGTCATTATAAACGCCGTTCTTCTCTTCACATATGGGCTTGAGTCAGTACTACAGGTCCTGGCTATTGCTGCCTTTGTTGGCTAA
- the TMEM80 gene encoding transmembrane protein 80 isoform X3 has translation MMVIILGWLQILLYINGFYYIFYFLATLAMIVYKSQVFSYPDNFLAPDLTLLFIMAILEALRLYLGSKGNLTEEEAPLGLSLVITVGSVILSVYFLIWQTYVLKADVIINAVLLFTYGLESVLQVLAIAAFVG, from the exons ATGATGGTTATCATCTTGGGATGGCTGCAG ATTCTACTTTATATAAACGGGTTTTATTACATCTTTTACTTCTTGGCGACTCTTGCGATGATTGTTTATAAAA GTCAAGTTTTCAGTTATCCAGATAATTTTTTGGCTCCTGATCTCACGCTGCTTTTCATTATGGCCATTCTGGAAGCACTCCGATTATACTTGG GTTCAAAGGGAAACCTGACAGAAGAAGAGGCTCCATTAGGGCTCAGTCTTGTGATAACGGTCGGAAGTGTGATTCTGTCTGTGTACTTCCTGATATGGCAAACTTACGTGCTGAAAGCAGATGTCATTATAAACGCCGTTCTTCTCTTCACATATGGGCTTGAGTCAGTACTACAGGTCCTGGCTATTGCTGCCTTTGTTGGCTAA
- the TMEM80 gene encoding transmembrane protein 80 isoform X1 — protein sequence MDPTSLLREILNSSYQLSSVPLQILLYINGFYYIFYFLATLAMIVYKSQVFSYPDNFLAPDLTLLFIMAILEALRLYLGSKGNLTEEEAPLGLSLVITVGSVILSVYFLIWQTYVLKADVIINAVLLFTYGLESVLQVLAIAAFVG from the exons ATGGATCCCACCTCATTACTACGAGAAATCCTTAACAGCAGTTATCAGCTCTCATCCGTTCCTTTACAGATTCTACTTTATATAAACGGGTTTTATTACATCTTTTACTTCTTGGCGACTCTTGCGATGATTGTTTATAAAA GTCAAGTTTTCAGTTATCCAGATAATTTTTTGGCTCCTGATCTCACGCTGCTTTTCATTATGGCCATTCTGGAAGCACTCCGATTATACTTGG GTTCAAAGGGAAACCTGACAGAAGAAGAGGCTCCATTAGGGCTCAGTCTTGTGATAACGGTCGGAAGTGTGATTCTGTCTGTGTACTTCCTGATATGGCAAACTTACGTGCTGAAAGCAGATGTCATTATAAACGCCGTTCTTCTCTTCACATATGGGCTTGAGTCAGTACTACAGGTCCTGGCTATTGCTGCCTTTGTTGGCTAA